A single genomic interval of candidate division TA06 bacterium harbors:
- a CDS encoding methyl-accepting chemotaxis protein, with product MNNRSKWQSLFAWAVTALGLVLLAYLLKGFNLSVWLLAGLLAAALVCQWFTVALPGGVHLSLDLILVYFIFLMWGTAPAALVIAVSSIPHQIRRKKPWRRVFFIGAQFAMSVYAMSLVFGWLGGRGGADVLGWLNIPILLAALLVYVIVNDFMVSCYHVIGKDFGWLEAVKMAWSDIKLNLTLAPVSILAVFLFSRLGWIGLLAMLVPAGIIGWAVLTLIKSQEKDSSVGIESKLVSSFAIVLFTALTVVTGILLVTMFKVLTVFLQQEMLVSDQAQFYAEIITPLFQKMLGNVVTLLLVTFIVVIFLIRGLIRRMVSQPIGLLGTMLKDLAESSADLTRRVQCSANDEIGRLGLHFNSFAARLEELVRIVMNTANNVAATSEELAASTQEMSASQQEISATLQRVSQGSVTQVSSVKETKDAINAISASVDEVNLSAQAAAQSASQALGMASEGERAMSAITEQMGKIDDTMFRLSFVIGGLEKKTGEISQITELISAVAWRTNLLALNAAIEAARAGESGRGFAVVAGEVKKLAERTASATKQIDGLIKEIQSETTQTVNAMREGLAEVGSGKQLAEHGNKAFFQIIETVKNSSQGSLKISQTTEGQVEGAKRIVLAIEQVEAVAEETASGMEQTAAAHQEQMASMQEMTASAQELARAAEEMKRLVGNFTVKEGQGK from the coding sequence ATGAACAACAGATCCAAATGGCAAAGCTTATTCGCCTGGGCGGTAACGGCGCTGGGGCTTGTTTTGCTGGCCTACTTGTTGAAAGGGTTCAACCTCTCCGTCTGGCTGTTGGCCGGGCTGCTGGCGGCGGCGCTGGTCTGCCAATGGTTCACGGTAGCCCTGCCCGGCGGGGTGCATCTTTCCTTAGACCTGATTTTGGTCTATTTCATATTCTTAATGTGGGGGACCGCTCCGGCGGCTTTGGTGATAGCCGTCAGCTCGATTCCCCACCAGATCCGCCGCAAGAAGCCGTGGCGCCGGGTGTTTTTCATCGGGGCCCAGTTTGCGATGTCCGTCTATGCCATGTCCTTAGTTTTCGGCTGGCTGGGAGGGCGGGGCGGGGCGGATGTTTTGGGCTGGCTTAATATCCCGATTTTGCTGGCGGCGCTGCTGGTCTACGTCATAGTCAACGATTTCATGGTCAGCTGCTACCATGTCATCGGGAAAGACTTCGGCTGGCTGGAAGCCGTTAAAATGGCCTGGTCCGATATCAAGCTTAATTTGACTTTGGCTCCCGTCTCCATCCTGGCGGTGTTCCTTTTTTCCCGGCTGGGCTGGATAGGGCTTTTGGCCATGCTGGTTCCGGCCGGCATAATTGGCTGGGCGGTGCTGACCCTGATTAAGTCCCAGGAAAAAGACAGCAGCGTCGGCATCGAGTCCAAGTTGGTCTCCAGTTTCGCCATCGTTCTTTTTACAGCCTTGACCGTGGTCACCGGTATTTTGTTGGTGACCATGTTCAAGGTCCTGACTGTTTTTTTACAACAAGAAATGTTAGTGAGCGATCAGGCGCAGTTTTATGCCGAGATCATCACGCCGCTTTTCCAAAAAATGCTGGGCAACGTAGTGACGCTGCTTTTAGTCACCTTTATCGTAGTGATATTTCTGATCCGGGGGCTGATCCGCCGGATGGTTTCCCAGCCCATCGGCTTGCTGGGGACCATGCTCAAGGATTTGGCCGAAAGCTCGGCCGATCTGACCAGGCGGGTGCAGTGTTCGGCCAACGATGAAATAGGCCGGCTGGGCCTGCATTTCAACAGTTTCGCCGCCCGGTTAGAGGAACTGGTCCGGATCGTGATGAACACCGCCAACAACGTGGCCGCCACCTCCGAAGAACTGGCGGCCTCCACCCAGGAGATGAGCGCCTCCCAACAGGAGATCTCCGCCACCCTGCAGAGGGTTTCCCAAGGCTCGGTCACCCAAGTCTCGTCGGTCAAGGAAACCAAGGACGCCATCAACGCCATATCCGCCTCGGTGGACGAAGTGAACCTAAGCGCCCAGGCAGCGGCCCAATCGGCCAGCCAGGCTCTGGGCATGGCTTCGGAGGGCGAACGGGCCATGTCCGCCATCACCGAACAGATGGGCAAGATCGACGATACCATGTTCCGGCTTTCCTTCGTGATCGGGGGGCTGGAGAAGAAAACCGGGGAGATCAGCCAGATCACCGAACTGATTTCAGCGGTGGCCTGGCGCACCAATCTGTTGGCGTTGAACGCCGCCATTGAAGCGGCCCGGGCCGGGGAATCGGGGCGGGGTTTTGCGGTGGTGGCCGGCGAGGTCAAAAAACTGGCCGAGCGCACCGCCTCGGCCACCAAGCAGATAGACGGCCTGATCAAGGAGATCCAGTCGGAAACCACCCAGACGGTAAACGCCATGAGGGAGGGGCTGGCGGAGGTGGGCAGCGGCAAACAGCTGGCCGAGCACGGGAACAAAGCCTTTTTCCAGATCATCGAAACGGTGAAAAATTCATCCCAGGGGTCGCTCAAAATATCCCAGACCACCGAAGGACAGGTGGAGGGGGCCAAGCGGATAGTGCTGGCCATCGAGCAGGTGGAGGCGGTGGCCGAGGAAACCGCCTCGGGCATGGAGCAGACCGCGGCCGCCCACCAGGAACAGATGGCCTCGATGCAGGAGATGACCGCCAGCGCCCAGGAGCTGGCCCGGGCCGCCGAGGAGATGAAACGATTAGTGGGAAACTTTACAGTTAAGGAGGGCCAGGGAAAATGA